The genomic segment GATGCACATAAAGATGATCCGCTGGCTCAATTAAAATTAAACTCGAATGATTTTTATACTTTAACTAAAAGAGCTTTAGAGGCTGCAAAGAAATCTTGTAACGGTAAAGTTGTTTCAATTCTAGAGGGTGGTTATGATCTTAATGCACTAATGTCTAGTACAGAAAAGCATGTTGATGCTTTAATAGAATTTAATTGATAATTATACATAACTAACTAAGAGATGTTTTATGAAATTATATAGAATTAAAAGATCTGCAATTGATAAAAAAGGTCGAGGTCTTTATGCAACTAAAGATATAAAGGAAGGAACAAAGATTATCGATTATATTGGAAAGTTAATCACCAAAAAACAAACAGAAGAGTCAGATAAATATGACAACAGTAAACCAATTTATCTTTTTACGATAAATAAAAAATATGATTTAGATGGAGATTTTCCGTGGAACACTGCAGGATTAATCAATCACTCGTGTGATAATAATTGTGATTATGATGGCAAGGGTCTCAAAATTTGGGTTAAAGCAATTAGAGATATTAAAAAGGGTGAAGAATTTACGTGTGATTATGGATTTGGTTTTGATGAAAATTACAAACAATTTCCATGCAAGTGTAAATCTAAAAATTGTTGTGGCTATATTGTAAGAGCGGAGTCTAGATGGAGAATTAATAAAAAGTTTGCAATGAGTAATAAAAAAAATCTAATAAAAAACTCTAGATAAAAAAAGGCCTTTAGCGGGTGCTGGTGGTGCACAATTTTCTCTTTTCTTTAATTTTATAATTCTATCAAATTTTTTAAGACTCCATTTCCCTTCACCCAAATACTTCAAACAACCAACCATTGATCTTACTTGTTGTTGTAAAAAAGATTGAGATCTAAACTCAATAGATATTTTGTCATTTTGATTTATTATTTTTACAGACTTCATTGTTCGTATTGGACTTTTTGCATTACAACTTGAAGCTCTAAAAGTTGAAAAATCTTTAGTTCCTATTAATTTTTTTGCTCCATTTCTCATTTCTTTAAGATTAAGTTTTTTCATTATATGCCAGCCTCTATCATGATAAAGCACGGACGGACTAATTCTATTGTAAATAACATACTTATAAACTCTTTCCTTTGCAGAATATCTGGCGTGAAATTCTTTATTTTTCTTTTTTAGTTCCAAAACTGAGATCATTTTATTTTTTAAAAAATGATTAATAGATTTTAGAAATTTATCTTTATCTAAAATCAAATTTTTACACTCAAAATGAGCAGATTGAGAAATAGCATGGACACCAGCATCTGTTCTCCCTGAACCAATGACTGTAATTTTTTCTTTAAGAAGTTTTGAAATCTTATCTTGAAGTACACCTTGAATTGTTTGACCTTTTTTTTGTATTTGCCAGCCTCTATAATTAGTGCCAACATATTCAATTAAGATTTGATATTTATACATTTAATAAACTAGCACCCTTTTTGATTTGAGAGCCAATAATGAATTCTTCAATTTTTTGAGGTTTTTTTCCCTGTCTTTGTATTTCTAAAATTTTTAAAGAATGATTATCACCGCACGCAACTTCTAAATCATTTGTCAAAACTTCACCTGCATTACCTTGATTTTTATCTATTTTAGCTTTTAAAATTTTATATCTCTGATTTTTATAAATAAAAAATGCACCTGGAATTGGAAATAGTCCATTAACTTTACCAAAAATTTTTTTTGCATCCTCCTTCCAATTTATAAGTCCTTCAGATTTATCTATTTTAGCTGCATAGGTCGCTAATTCATGATTCTGTTCAACAAATTTGGCTTTTTCATTCAAAATATTATTAATTTCAATTATTATTTTTTCTGCTGCTAATAAAGATAACTTATTTGAAACCACAAAAGCATTATCACATGGATTTAATTCGATTTTATAAGCTGCACATACAGGACCAGAGTCTAACTTTTCTTTTATCTTCATAATACTTATTCCCGTTTCTTTATCCAAGTTCATTATAGCTCGTTGAATAGGTGCAGCACCACGCCATTTTGGAAGGATAGACCCATGTATGTTGATAAAACCTAATTTACATATTTCTAAAAATTCCTTTGGAATCATTTGGCCGTATGCCACCACGATTACAATATCTGGATTAATTTTTTTTATAAATTCTAATTCTTCATTATTGTTTTTTAAACTAGCTGGGGTTCTACAATTGATTCCTAGACTATCTGATAATTGATTGATGGGTGACTTATTTAGTTTTTGTCCTCTTTGTGATTTTTGTGGTGGTTGAGTATAGACAGCCTCAATTGAAAAATTGTTTTCATAAATTGATTTTAAAATAGGGACTGAAAACTCAGGTGTCCCCATAAACACAATTTTTTTTTGCATTAATTAAATAACTATCTGATTGGACTTTAGTTTTGATAGTTTTTTTATAATCATTGATTTTTTTAACTTAGATAAATAATCTATAAACAAAACACCCTCTAGATGATCCATCTCGTGCTGAATACAAGTAGCTAATAATCCACTTGCATGTAAAGTTTGTCTTTCTCCATTATAGTCCAAATAGTCCACATCACAATGACTCGGTCGATCAATTTCAGCAAATTGATTTGGAACTGACAAACAGCCCTCTTCATAAGTAGCTTTTTCTGGATCTTTATTTTTAATTACAGGATTTACAAAATATCTTGGTTCTTTTTTTTCAGGATCTTTGCTTATGTCCATTACAATTATTCTTTTTGGAATACCAATTTGAATAGCCGCAAGTCCTATACCATTTGCTGCATACATAGTATCAAGCATATCATCCATCAATTTTTGCTCATCTTTAGTAATCTTATCAACAGGTTTAGACACTTGTCTGAGTAGTTTGTTAGGTTCTGTTAATATAGGTTTAACCGCCATAATGAATGTATTCTAATTAATTTTTTTAAACTTTTAAAGGTAGAACTTTTAATAAAATTTTATTTCTAATGTAATCAATATCAAGCTGATTTAATGCACTAATTATAAAATACAAAGTATCTTCATCTAAATCTGTAAGATTGTCTTGCCCAATTACTTCTATAATTCTTAATACAGTTGATCCAATTTCGTTATTATTGATCATAACCTGAATATCAGTTGGCATTTCAGACTCATTTATTTCATAAAGGTCCTCATATTTTTTAGAAATTTCAATACCATCTGACTTAATAGATTCGATCAACATTATATCTTTTTTAGTTAAAATATATTTCTTATCTTTTTTGATTTTTTTTAAGAAATTATCCAGATCTTTTTCAATTTTAGATTTTGCAAAATCACCATTAAAATAATTAACTAATCTTGATTGATGTAAAATATCTTTATTAAACTTAATATCTTTTAATTCAACGCTTTCTTCTTGAATATTATCAAAGTAAAATGTTGTAAAATTAGATGGTACATTATCAGGTTCAATTGTCTCTAAAGCTTGTTTAAGCTCAATATCAAATGCATTTGAATATTCATCTTTAATAAATAAATCTTTCAAAAGTTTGAGAAATTCTAATTTTTTTTCAGTATCAGATTCAATTAAAGATCTTTGATAAATTAAAGCTCTCGCCTCTATATTTGATAATGACTTATAAGACTCAGAGGCATTTAATAATTGGTTAATATTAAATTGAAATCTTTTATATAAAGCAAATAAGTCTTTCTCAGAATAATTTTTATCATGTGTTGCTTTTTCAATTAAAGAAATTTTTTCTTCTTCAACAATATCAACTTCTTCAATATTAAATAATAAATTTGAAGCTGATAAATATTTCCAAATTTGAGAATCTGTATTTTTTTTTGGTTCAAAAATAAAATCTGGATTAGTTCTATGAGCTAGGTGAAAATCCAATATGGATGTTTCAGAAATTGATGGATCTGGGTCTTGCGTGTAACCAAATAAATAATTAAGTTTTTTTTCAAAGTATTCATCATTGAAACCTAGTTCTTTTTTTAAGTCTAAAATTAACTGTGCCTCCTCAGACCTACCCGCATTTATTAAACAATATAAATTAAATTTTGAGAGATATTCATCATTTATGACTTCTGAATTTTTTAAAAATAATTCACAAGCTTTTTCAATATTTGCCTCTGATAAATATTGATCTACTAAATATCTACTTAAATCAGGATGTAAGTTTAAAATTTGGTTTTTTACCAAATATTCCTCAATTAACTCCCTATCCTTGTTCTTAATCAGCCAATTAGATCTGATATTTAGAAATTCTTCATTAGTAATATTAATTTCAGGATTATAAGAATTAGTTAATAACACTATATTTAACAAGTCTGATGCATCTTTAGAAAGTTGCATTTTATCTATATTTGTAAAAAGATACTTTAATTGGTCACCGTTAGAATTAGACCACATATTAATTTGAAGGTCATAATCTTCTGGATCATAAAGTCCAATTATCTTTAATTTTTGAGAATTTAAATCTGAACTTACTTGAACAGTTTCAATTTCTTTTTCTGATTGGAGATCAAAAATACTTGGTTGAGAAATTTCAGTATTATTAGTTTCTAAATTATTTTGATTATTACTTATTGAACTTTCTTCAATTTCATTTTCATCAATGTTCCATATGTCAATAGGCTTATCTTCTGCATTAGCATTAAATGTATTTAAAAAAATTAATAATAGAATTGATAAATATTTGTTATTTAACAATTTTAAAATTTTCATTAGGAATAATTTTTTCTATTTCTTTTTTTGGAGCTGGAAAATCAATTTTACTTAGCAAGAAAATTGCCCCAATGAATAAAATTAAAACTAAACCTAGTTTTACAATTAAACCTGTAACACTCTTGCCTGAACTTGTATTTCTAGTAAATTGCATATAACGTTGGTTAAAATCAAATTAAGACATAATTGTGTTTTTTCAATACAGAAACTTATGAATTCAAAAGAAAATTTAGTTTTTTTAGGCATGATGGGTTCAGGAAAATCATCAATTGGTTCATTAGTATCAAAAAAACTAAATTTAGAATTTATTGATGTAGATATTCATATTGAAAAAAAATTAGATTTAAAAATTTCTGAAATATTTGAAAAAAAAGGTGAAAAATATTTCAGACAAATTGAAGAGGTGGAAACTTTAAGAGTTCTTAAAAATAAACAAACTGTAATTTCTCTTGGTGGTGGTGCATTTCTAAATAATAAAATTAAAAAAGAGGTTTTAGAAAATCACATTTCTTTTTGGTTAAATTGGGATGTGAAAACATTGATTAATAGAATTAAAGATAGCAAAAAAAGACCTATTGCACATAAATCATCTAAAAAAGAAATTGAGGAGTTAATTCAAAAACGATCTATTATTTATTCAAAAGCAATGTATAAAATTGATTGTGAGAACCTCACAAAGAATGAAATTATAAAGAAAATAACTAAAATCTATGAAGCCAATTAAATTAAATGTAAAAACAAATTCAGATAATTACCCAATTATAATTGGTTCTAATTTAATCAAAAATATAAGCTCACATCTAAGTAAAAATTCTATTATTTTTAATCAATGCCTTTTAGTTATCGATAAGAATGTTCCAAAAAAATTGATCAATAAAATTTCACAAGGTTTAAAAAAGAAAAAAATATTCAAGTTCAATTTTGATGCCAATGAAAAAAATAAAAATATTAAAATTGTAAATGAAATTTTGAAAATTTTACTTAATAAAAACTTTTCAAGACAAGATTGTTTGATAACAGTTGGTGGTGGTATTACAGGTGATGTCGGTGGTTTTGCTGCTAGTTTGTATAAAAGAGGTTTAAATTTTATTAATATTCCAACAACATTGTTATCTCAAGTTGACTCGTCTATTGGTGGTAAAACAGGGGTGAATACAAAAGAAGGAAAAAATCTTATTGGAAATTTTTATCAACCAAAAATGGTTATTAGTGACACTGAATTTTTAAAGTCTCTTCCAAAAAGAGAAATCATTTGTGGTTACGGAGAAATTTTTAAACATTCATTGATACTAAATAAGAATTTTTTTAAATACCTTAATATAAATTGGTCAAAGGTTTTGAATTTAAAAAGTCCTTTTATTGAAAAAGCTATTTATGAAAGTTGCAAAATAAAAAAAACAATTGTTGAAAAAGATGAAAAAGAAAAAAATATTAGAAAAGTTTTGAATTTTGGTCACACTTTTGCTCATGCTTTTGAGGCCTCTCTTGGGTATTCAAAAAAACTTAATCACGGTGAGGCTGTAATTCTTGGAATTGTGACAGCTCTTCAATTCAGTCTAAATGTAAAGTTAATAAAACCTAATCAGTGTAGATTTATAATAAACCATATTGTTAAAGCAGAATTACCCTCAAATATTAAAGATTACTTTTCAAAAAAAGATTTAAGTAAAATTTTAAAGTTCATGACAAAAGATAAAAAAAATTCTTCAGAAAAAATAAATTTAATATTATTAAAAAAAATAGGATCAGCTGTAATTAATAATGAATACACTAATATTAAAATTCATGATTTTTTAAAAAGAAAATTAATTAATTAATATTTGTAAAGAGTGAATATAATCTTTCATTTCTTTATCTAAAGCTTTATAAATTTTTTTATTGCTCTCAATTTTATTTAAAATTTTTAACTCTTCTGACTCAATTTTAAGTTTTAAATGAAACTTTCCCTCTTGATTACCTGAATGATTTTTATGTAAGAAAGATTTATCTTCAACTTCAATTTTTTCAATTTTAATTTTATTGATTAGTTTTTTTTTTACGATTGCAATTAGTTCATTTATATTCATAAATATTGTTTACTATACCATGAAAAACATATGTGACTGGAATAATTGTAATGAAACTGGTGAATATAAAGCGCCTGTTGAAAAAGATAATAGCAAAAAATATCGCCTACTTTGCTTAGAGCATGTAAAAGAATTTAATAAAAATTGGAATTATTTTTCAGGTATGAATGATGATCAGGTAATTGACTTTTTAAAATCTGATATGATCTGGCATAAACCAACTCAAAGCTTCAGCTCATCTGATAATTTTTTCAAAGTTTTGTGGAATAACACTCTGAGAGATGAACTAGACAAAGATAAATTAAAAGGTGAGTTTAATCATATGAGTAAATTTAAATTTGATCACAAAGATATTAAAGCTTTCGGAATTTTAGGGGTATCTGTTGGTTTAAAATGGCAAAAAATTCAAGAAAAATTTAAAATCCTTGTCAAAAAATTTCATCCCGATATAAATGCTGGAAACAAAAAATACGAGGAAAAACTTAAACAAATAACCTTAGCTTATACTCAGCTAAAAAATACATATAGAGAAAAAATTGACACCGAATCTTAATTCAAAACCTGATATCAAAATTTCTGTTAAACAAACATTTGGCATTGACTCTGATATGGAAATAGAAGCTTTTTCTAAAAAAAGTGAATACGTGCCTGAAATTGATAAAACTTATAAATTTGATAGAGACACAACCCTTGCAATAATATCTGGTTTTGCGTTCAACAAAAGAGTTTTAGTCCAAGGCTATCATGGAACTGGAAAATCAACTCATATAGAGCAAATAGCTGCAAGATTAAATTGGCCATGTGTTAGGGTGAATTTAGACAGTCATGTTAGTCGTATTGATC from the Candidatus Pelagibacter sp. HIMB1321 genome contains:
- a CDS encoding J domain-containing protein, producing MKNICDWNNCNETGEYKAPVEKDNSKKYRLLCLEHVKEFNKNWNYFSGMNDDQVIDFLKSDMIWHKPTQSFSSSDNFFKVLWNNTLRDELDKDKLKGEFNHMSKFKFDHKDIKAFGILGVSVGLKWQKIQEKFKILVKKFHPDINAGNKKYEEKLKQITLAYTQLKNTYREKIDTES
- a CDS encoding shikimate kinase, with the translated sequence MNSKENLVFLGMMGSGKSSIGSLVSKKLNLEFIDVDIHIEKKLDLKISEIFEKKGEKYFRQIEEVETLRVLKNKQTVISLGGGAFLNNKIKKEVLENHISFWLNWDVKTLINRIKDSKKRPIAHKSSKKEIEELIQKRSIIYSKAMYKIDCENLTKNEIIKKITKIYEAN
- the def gene encoding peptide deformylase, producing the protein MAVKPILTEPNKLLRQVSKPVDKITKDEQKLMDDMLDTMYAANGIGLAAIQIGIPKRIIVMDISKDPEKKEPRYFVNPVIKNKDPEKATYEEGCLSVPNQFAEIDRPSHCDVDYLDYNGERQTLHASGLLATCIQHEMDHLEGVLFIDYLSKLKKSMIIKKLSKLKSNQIVI
- the aroB gene encoding 3-dehydroquinate synthase yields the protein MKPIKLNVKTNSDNYPIIIGSNLIKNISSHLSKNSIIFNQCLLVIDKNVPKKLINKISQGLKKKKIFKFNFDANEKNKNIKIVNEILKILLNKNFSRQDCLITVGGGITGDVGGFAASLYKRGLNFINIPTTLLSQVDSSIGGKTGVNTKEGKNLIGNFYQPKMVISDTEFLKSLPKREIICGYGEIFKHSLILNKNFFKYLNINWSKVLNLKSPFIEKAIYESCKIKKTIVEKDEKEKNIRKVLNFGHTFAHAFEASLGYSKKLNHGEAVILGIVTALQFSLNVKLIKPNQCRFIINHIVKAELPSNIKDYFSKKDLSKILKFMTKDKKNSSEKINLILLKKIGSAVINNEYTNIKIHDFLKRKLIN
- a CDS encoding SET domain-containing protein; its protein translation is MKLYRIKRSAIDKKGRGLYATKDIKEGTKIIDYIGKLITKKQTEESDKYDNSKPIYLFTINKKYDLDGDFPWNTAGLINHSCDNNCDYDGKGLKIWVKAIRDIKKGEEFTCDYGFGFDENYKQFPCKCKSKNCCGYIVRAESRWRINKKFAMSNKKNLIKNSR
- the fmt gene encoding methionyl-tRNA formyltransferase → MQKKIVFMGTPEFSVPILKSIYENNFSIEAVYTQPPQKSQRGQKLNKSPINQLSDSLGINCRTPASLKNNNEELEFIKKINPDIVIVVAYGQMIPKEFLEICKLGFINIHGSILPKWRGAAPIQRAIMNLDKETGISIMKIKEKLDSGPVCAAYKIELNPCDNAFVVSNKLSLLAAEKIIIEINNILNEKAKFVEQNHELATYAAKIDKSEGLINWKEDAKKIFGKVNGLFPIPGAFFIYKNQRYKILKAKIDKNQGNAGEVLTNDLEVACGDNHSLKILEIQRQGKKPQKIEEFIIGSQIKKGASLLNV
- the truA gene encoding tRNA pseudouridine(38-40) synthase TruA, with the protein product MYKYQILIEYVGTNYRGWQIQKKGQTIQGVLQDKISKLLKEKITVIGSGRTDAGVHAISQSAHFECKNLILDKDKFLKSINHFLKNKMISVLELKKKNKEFHARYSAKERVYKYVIYNRISPSVLYHDRGWHIMKKLNLKEMRNGAKKLIGTKDFSTFRASSCNAKSPIRTMKSVKIINQNDKISIEFRSQSFLQQQVRSMVGCLKYLGEGKWSLKKFDRIIKLKKRENCAPPAPAKGLFLSRVFY
- a CDS encoding BolA/IbaG family iron-sulfur metabolism protein yields the protein MNINELIAIVKKKLINKIKIEKIEVEDKSFLHKNHSGNQEGKFHLKLKIESEELKILNKIESNKKIYKALDKEMKDYIHSLQILIN